The Erigeron canadensis isolate Cc75 chromosome 4, C_canadensis_v1, whole genome shotgun sequence genome window below encodes:
- the LOC122595075 gene encoding uncharacterized protein LOC122595075 isoform X1 yields the protein MEVGVENSPESIGVAMEFPAVDGVELSSPPSLPPRLRRRLTETKSSPSSAQDIEAKLRDADLRRQKFYEHLSSKARPKPRSPPQSADEENLGQRLQAKLLAAEQKRSSILAKAQLRLAKLDQLRQAARTGVEVRVKKECAELGSKVELRVRQAETNRMRILKAYRQRRATLRERTTQSLIRRIARESKYKERVCAAISQKRAAAEKKRLGLLEADVEKAHARLLQVRKVAKSVSQQREIERRRLRESLEDKLQRAKRQRAEYLMQRAKLHNSVGVNWTKKMQKQADHLSRKLARCWRNFVKRKTTFDLAKNYAVLNINEDHVKSMPFEQFARLIESSSTLQTSKALFERLEIRYKALASTSSGANFHGQDDIDHLLKRVASPSKRTTPRSAPRSRHVKKPATARSVSRSPVKLSRYQVRVGLCAYMILGHPDAVFSGQGERESALAKSAKKFVQEFELLINVILENSGKESNPRRTIRSQMAAFDSAWCAYLNSFVVWKVKDAESLEEDLVRAACQMEISMMQKCKLTPEGDSGDLTHDMKAIQKQVTEDQQLLRERVMHLSGDAGIERMQDALFDTRAKYFKAMENGSPVVSQVAHIPPSSSSLVTQSSADLDKGNTGEEPSHVVRALFKDNDPKPLRKDDGSSAASSESQENQLSHSGETVSMENELIVNEFVHGQHYSSNYNSNVTDGDQTVVKVRQTMEKAFWDGITKSIQEDDYDRVVELMKEVRDELCEMAPQSWKQDISEAIDVEILSQLLNSGSLDMEYLGKIMEFALVSLQKLSAPANENDLKDAHQKVLRELAVISQADNSIHSHAIALVKGLRFVLQQIQVLKQEISAARIKIMEPLLKGPAGLDYLGKAFEKRFGPPSDALSRLPLTMRWLSSLGSTYDQDWNDHKRALSGLQDGLPSEKFVLPSTALRTGGSFSGGLQTSTPISVTDAADDQCPECKGEKLDLLVRLGLLKLVNDVYGVAQEELPETLKLNFLRLRVVQAQLQKIIVTATSILVLRQTLLMEQMISSPEDMETTIQKCCSELLQILDTVESAGLEEIVEVLSKTAEGFDKTNDQTKMESRRLVMARMLRKSVQAEDAVFVKVSKAVYLATRGVVLGGSGNRGRQLAELALRQVGAVVLTDRVVEGGKVLGVMANVTENVHGPWYKRLMENV from the exons GTCGAGCATTTTGGCAAAAGCTCAGTTGCGTCTAGCTAAGCTGGATCAGTTGAGGCAAGCAGCTAGAACTGGGGTAGAAGTGCGTGTGAAGAAGGAGTGTGCAGAGCTAGGGTCTAAAGTAGAATTGCGTGTAAGACAGGCAGAGACAAATAGAATGAGAATTCTGAAAGCCTACAGGCAACGCAGGGCTACATTAAGAGAGAGAACAACTCAATCTCTTATTAGAAGGATTGCTCGTGAGAGTAAGTATAAGGAGCGTGTTTGTGCTGCTATTAGTCAAAAACGGGCAGCAGCTGAGAAGAAAAGATTGGGATTACTGGAAGCTGATGTGGAAAAGGCACATGCTAGGCTTTTACAAGTAAGAAAGGTAGCCAAATCTGTCTCTCAGCAGCGAGAGATTGAAAGGAGGAGACTGAGAGAGAGTTTGGAAGATAAATTACAAAGG GCAAAGAGACAGAGAGCAGAATATCTAATGCAGAGAGCAAAGCTCCATAATTCTGTAGGTGTTAATTGGACCAAGAAAATGCAGAAGCAAGCCGACCATCTTTCTAGAAAATTAGCAAG GTGCTGGAGAAACTTTGTTAAGCGGAAAACCACATTTGATCTTGCCAAAAACTACGCAGTTCTAAACATAAATGAGGATCATGTGAAGTCTATGCCTTTTGAGCAGTTTGCACGTCTGATTGAATCATCTTCTACCCTTCAGACTTCAAAAGCTTTGTTTGAACGCCTTGAAATCCGTTACAAAGCTTTAGCAAGTACTTCATCTGGCGCCAATTTCCATGGTCAAGATGACATCGACCACCTTCTGAAACGAGTTGCTTCACCTAGTAAAAGAACCACACCTAGAAGTGCTCCCCGCAGTAGACATGTAAAAAAACCAGCAACTGCCAGATCAGTCTCTAGGTCACCTGTTAAGCTGTCAAGGTACCAAGTGAGAGTAGGGCTATGCGCCTACATGATTCTTGGTCATCCTGATGCAGTTTTTAGTGGTCAAGGGGAGCGTGAGTCTGCTTTAGCCAAGTCCGCCAAGAAATTTGTGCAGGAATTTGAGCTGTTAATCAATGTAATACTAGAAAATTCTGGTAAAGAATCAAACCCTAGACGCACTATCAGGTCACAGATGGCAGCTTTTGATTCCGCATGGTGTGCCTATTTGAACAGTTTTGTCGTATGGAAGGTCAAGGATGCCGAGTCTTTAGAGGAAGATCTGGTGAGGGCCGCATGCCAAATGGAAATCTCTATGATGCAAAAATGCAAGCTAACACCTGAAGGAGATAGTGGCGATCTTACACATGATATGAAAGCTATTCAGAAACAG GTTACAGAGGATCAGCAACTTTTGAGGGAGAGAGTAATGCACCTTAGTGGAGATGCAGGAATAGAGCGCATGCAGGATGCTCTTTTTGATACACGGGCAAAGTACTTCAAAGCAATGGAGAATGGTAGCCCAGTTGTGTCACAAGTTGCACATATACCACCATCCTCCTCTTCACTGGTAACCCAGTCTAGTGCTGATTTAGACAAAGGGAACACAGGTGAAGAGCCTAGCCATGTGGTTCGTGCCCTATTCAAAGATAATGATCCCAAGCCATTGCGAAAAGATGATGGCTCATCTGCTGCTAGCAGTGAATCTCAAGAAAATCAGCTAAGCCATTCTGGTGAGACGGTCAGCATGGAAAATGAGTTGAtcgtgaatgaatttgttcatgGGCAACATTATTCATCCAACTACAACTCAAATGTTACCGATGGAGATCAAACAGTCGTCAAG GTTCGTCAGACAATGGAAAAGGCATTTTGGGATGGCATTACCAAGTCTATACAAGAAGATGACTATGACCGTGTTGTTGAACTGATGAAGGAAGTGAGAGATGAACTTTGTGAAATGGCTCCTCAAAGTTGGAAACAAGATATTTCTGAAGCTATTGATGTGGAAATTCTTTCTCAG CTATTAAATTCTGGCAGTTTAGACATGGAGTATCTTGGGAAAATCATGGAGTTCGCATTGGTCAGCTTGCAGAAGCTTTCAGCTCCAGCAAATGAAAATGATCTTAAGGATGCCCATCAGAAAGTCTTGAGAGAATTGGCTGTTATATCCCAAGCCGATAATTCTATCCATTCACATGCGATAGCATTGGTCAAGGGCTTGCGCTTTGTCCTGCAGCAGATACAG GTGCTCAAGCAAGAAATTAGCGCTGCTCGCATTAAGATTATGGAACCATTACTGAAGGGGCCTGCTGGTTTGGACTATCTTGGAAAAGCATTTGAAAAGCGCTTTGGTCCACCATCTGATGCATTGTCTCGCCTTCCGTTGACCATGAGGTGGCTTTCATCTTTAGGATCCACCTATGATCAGGATTGGAATGACCACAAACGCGCTCTTTCAGGCTTACAAGATGGTTTACCATCTGAAAAGTTCGTCCTTCCTTCCACTGCTCTAAGAACTGGTGGAAGTTTCTCTGGTGGATTGCAAACTTCCACCCCTATCTCTGTAACAGACGCTGCAG ATGATCAGTGTCCAGAGTGCAAGGGAGAAAAGCTTGATCTGCTAGTGAGGCTCGGTTTGCTGAAACTGGTGAATGATGTTTATGGTGTAGCACAGGAGGAGTTGCCTGAAACTTTGAAACTCAACTTTCTAAGGCTGAGGGTAGTTCAGGCTCAACTTCAGAAGATCATTGTGACTGCTACCAG CATCCTAGTCCTTCGACAAACTCTTTTAATGGAACAAATGATATCAAGCCCCGAAGATATGGAAACCACAATTCAAAAATGCTGCAGTGAGCTTCTGCAGATCTTGGACACCGTAGAGAGTGCCGGTCTTGAGGAGATTGTTGAAGTCCTGAGCAAAACCGCAGAGGGTTTTGATAAAACCAATGATCAGACAAAAATGGAGTCCAGAAGACTTGTCATGGCGAGAATGTTGAGGAAAAGTGTACAAGCTGAAGATGCGGTTTTTGTGAAGGTGTCTAAAGCTGTCTATCTGGCTACTAGAGGAGTGGTACTTGGTGGCAGTGGGAACCGTGGAAGACAATTGGCTGAGTTGGCACTCCGCCAAGTGGGAGCGGTTGTTCTGACCGATAGGGTAGTGGAAGGTGGAAAGGTGTTGGGAGTGATGGCGAATGTAACTGAGAATGTTCATGGGCCATGGTACAAGCGATTAATGGAGAATGTGTGA
- the LOC122595075 gene encoding uncharacterized protein LOC122595075 isoform X2, translating to MEVGVENSPESIGVAMEFPAVDGVELSSPPSLPPRLRRRLTETKSSPSSAQDIEAKLRDADLRRQFYEHLSSKARPKPRSPPQSADEENLGQRLQAKLLAAEQKRSSILAKAQLRLAKLDQLRQAARTGVEVRVKKECAELGSKVELRVRQAETNRMRILKAYRQRRATLRERTTQSLIRRIARESKYKERVCAAISQKRAAAEKKRLGLLEADVEKAHARLLQVRKVAKSVSQQREIERRRLRESLEDKLQRAKRQRAEYLMQRAKLHNSVGVNWTKKMQKQADHLSRKLARCWRNFVKRKTTFDLAKNYAVLNINEDHVKSMPFEQFARLIESSSTLQTSKALFERLEIRYKALASTSSGANFHGQDDIDHLLKRVASPSKRTTPRSAPRSRHVKKPATARSVSRSPVKLSRYQVRVGLCAYMILGHPDAVFSGQGERESALAKSAKKFVQEFELLINVILENSGKESNPRRTIRSQMAAFDSAWCAYLNSFVVWKVKDAESLEEDLVRAACQMEISMMQKCKLTPEGDSGDLTHDMKAIQKQVTEDQQLLRERVMHLSGDAGIERMQDALFDTRAKYFKAMENGSPVVSQVAHIPPSSSSLVTQSSADLDKGNTGEEPSHVVRALFKDNDPKPLRKDDGSSAASSESQENQLSHSGETVSMENELIVNEFVHGQHYSSNYNSNVTDGDQTVVKVRQTMEKAFWDGITKSIQEDDYDRVVELMKEVRDELCEMAPQSWKQDISEAIDVEILSQLLNSGSLDMEYLGKIMEFALVSLQKLSAPANENDLKDAHQKVLRELAVISQADNSIHSHAIALVKGLRFVLQQIQVLKQEISAARIKIMEPLLKGPAGLDYLGKAFEKRFGPPSDALSRLPLTMRWLSSLGSTYDQDWNDHKRALSGLQDGLPSEKFVLPSTALRTGGSFSGGLQTSTPISVTDAADDQCPECKGEKLDLLVRLGLLKLVNDVYGVAQEELPETLKLNFLRLRVVQAQLQKIIVTATSILVLRQTLLMEQMISSPEDMETTIQKCCSELLQILDTVESAGLEEIVEVLSKTAEGFDKTNDQTKMESRRLVMARMLRKSVQAEDAVFVKVSKAVYLATRGVVLGGSGNRGRQLAELALRQVGAVVLTDRVVEGGKVLGVMANVTENVHGPWYKRLMENV from the exons GTCGAGCATTTTGGCAAAAGCTCAGTTGCGTCTAGCTAAGCTGGATCAGTTGAGGCAAGCAGCTAGAACTGGGGTAGAAGTGCGTGTGAAGAAGGAGTGTGCAGAGCTAGGGTCTAAAGTAGAATTGCGTGTAAGACAGGCAGAGACAAATAGAATGAGAATTCTGAAAGCCTACAGGCAACGCAGGGCTACATTAAGAGAGAGAACAACTCAATCTCTTATTAGAAGGATTGCTCGTGAGAGTAAGTATAAGGAGCGTGTTTGTGCTGCTATTAGTCAAAAACGGGCAGCAGCTGAGAAGAAAAGATTGGGATTACTGGAAGCTGATGTGGAAAAGGCACATGCTAGGCTTTTACAAGTAAGAAAGGTAGCCAAATCTGTCTCTCAGCAGCGAGAGATTGAAAGGAGGAGACTGAGAGAGAGTTTGGAAGATAAATTACAAAGG GCAAAGAGACAGAGAGCAGAATATCTAATGCAGAGAGCAAAGCTCCATAATTCTGTAGGTGTTAATTGGACCAAGAAAATGCAGAAGCAAGCCGACCATCTTTCTAGAAAATTAGCAAG GTGCTGGAGAAACTTTGTTAAGCGGAAAACCACATTTGATCTTGCCAAAAACTACGCAGTTCTAAACATAAATGAGGATCATGTGAAGTCTATGCCTTTTGAGCAGTTTGCACGTCTGATTGAATCATCTTCTACCCTTCAGACTTCAAAAGCTTTGTTTGAACGCCTTGAAATCCGTTACAAAGCTTTAGCAAGTACTTCATCTGGCGCCAATTTCCATGGTCAAGATGACATCGACCACCTTCTGAAACGAGTTGCTTCACCTAGTAAAAGAACCACACCTAGAAGTGCTCCCCGCAGTAGACATGTAAAAAAACCAGCAACTGCCAGATCAGTCTCTAGGTCACCTGTTAAGCTGTCAAGGTACCAAGTGAGAGTAGGGCTATGCGCCTACATGATTCTTGGTCATCCTGATGCAGTTTTTAGTGGTCAAGGGGAGCGTGAGTCTGCTTTAGCCAAGTCCGCCAAGAAATTTGTGCAGGAATTTGAGCTGTTAATCAATGTAATACTAGAAAATTCTGGTAAAGAATCAAACCCTAGACGCACTATCAGGTCACAGATGGCAGCTTTTGATTCCGCATGGTGTGCCTATTTGAACAGTTTTGTCGTATGGAAGGTCAAGGATGCCGAGTCTTTAGAGGAAGATCTGGTGAGGGCCGCATGCCAAATGGAAATCTCTATGATGCAAAAATGCAAGCTAACACCTGAAGGAGATAGTGGCGATCTTACACATGATATGAAAGCTATTCAGAAACAG GTTACAGAGGATCAGCAACTTTTGAGGGAGAGAGTAATGCACCTTAGTGGAGATGCAGGAATAGAGCGCATGCAGGATGCTCTTTTTGATACACGGGCAAAGTACTTCAAAGCAATGGAGAATGGTAGCCCAGTTGTGTCACAAGTTGCACATATACCACCATCCTCCTCTTCACTGGTAACCCAGTCTAGTGCTGATTTAGACAAAGGGAACACAGGTGAAGAGCCTAGCCATGTGGTTCGTGCCCTATTCAAAGATAATGATCCCAAGCCATTGCGAAAAGATGATGGCTCATCTGCTGCTAGCAGTGAATCTCAAGAAAATCAGCTAAGCCATTCTGGTGAGACGGTCAGCATGGAAAATGAGTTGAtcgtgaatgaatttgttcatgGGCAACATTATTCATCCAACTACAACTCAAATGTTACCGATGGAGATCAAACAGTCGTCAAG GTTCGTCAGACAATGGAAAAGGCATTTTGGGATGGCATTACCAAGTCTATACAAGAAGATGACTATGACCGTGTTGTTGAACTGATGAAGGAAGTGAGAGATGAACTTTGTGAAATGGCTCCTCAAAGTTGGAAACAAGATATTTCTGAAGCTATTGATGTGGAAATTCTTTCTCAG CTATTAAATTCTGGCAGTTTAGACATGGAGTATCTTGGGAAAATCATGGAGTTCGCATTGGTCAGCTTGCAGAAGCTTTCAGCTCCAGCAAATGAAAATGATCTTAAGGATGCCCATCAGAAAGTCTTGAGAGAATTGGCTGTTATATCCCAAGCCGATAATTCTATCCATTCACATGCGATAGCATTGGTCAAGGGCTTGCGCTTTGTCCTGCAGCAGATACAG GTGCTCAAGCAAGAAATTAGCGCTGCTCGCATTAAGATTATGGAACCATTACTGAAGGGGCCTGCTGGTTTGGACTATCTTGGAAAAGCATTTGAAAAGCGCTTTGGTCCACCATCTGATGCATTGTCTCGCCTTCCGTTGACCATGAGGTGGCTTTCATCTTTAGGATCCACCTATGATCAGGATTGGAATGACCACAAACGCGCTCTTTCAGGCTTACAAGATGGTTTACCATCTGAAAAGTTCGTCCTTCCTTCCACTGCTCTAAGAACTGGTGGAAGTTTCTCTGGTGGATTGCAAACTTCCACCCCTATCTCTGTAACAGACGCTGCAG ATGATCAGTGTCCAGAGTGCAAGGGAGAAAAGCTTGATCTGCTAGTGAGGCTCGGTTTGCTGAAACTGGTGAATGATGTTTATGGTGTAGCACAGGAGGAGTTGCCTGAAACTTTGAAACTCAACTTTCTAAGGCTGAGGGTAGTTCAGGCTCAACTTCAGAAGATCATTGTGACTGCTACCAG CATCCTAGTCCTTCGACAAACTCTTTTAATGGAACAAATGATATCAAGCCCCGAAGATATGGAAACCACAATTCAAAAATGCTGCAGTGAGCTTCTGCAGATCTTGGACACCGTAGAGAGTGCCGGTCTTGAGGAGATTGTTGAAGTCCTGAGCAAAACCGCAGAGGGTTTTGATAAAACCAATGATCAGACAAAAATGGAGTCCAGAAGACTTGTCATGGCGAGAATGTTGAGGAAAAGTGTACAAGCTGAAGATGCGGTTTTTGTGAAGGTGTCTAAAGCTGTCTATCTGGCTACTAGAGGAGTGGTACTTGGTGGCAGTGGGAACCGTGGAAGACAATTGGCTGAGTTGGCACTCCGCCAAGTGGGAGCGGTTGTTCTGACCGATAGGGTAGTGGAAGGTGGAAAGGTGTTGGGAGTGATGGCGAATGTAACTGAGAATGTTCATGGGCCATGGTACAAGCGATTAATGGAGAATGTGTGA